A single window of Arvicanthis niloticus isolate mArvNil1 chromosome 20, mArvNil1.pat.X, whole genome shotgun sequence DNA harbors:
- the Sowahc gene encoding ankyrin repeat domain-containing protein SOWAHC, which yields MEGSLELSSEAVLRFLSERGGRARHTELVQHFRDALGGQREQRTRAREHFKELVNAVATVRTDPADGTKYVHLKKRFCTGESPPLEAALPRNPPRIEVTEEPQVPDLPAEPCEDSQLQEEADPQLSLGLGGELSAQEPPAPAQGGAQSKDSPQEVEAEAASLASGPGSSENLKLPAHGSEEAEGGSSPSGPNTPRSARQNFRDLVMGSSPQLKRSVGPGDGSAGSISSGGRSRGGGDSDSASLASSSAEEESSGGGSVTLDPLEHAWMLSASEGKWDSLEGLLTCEPGLLSKRDFITGFTCLHWAAKHGRQELLAMLVNFATKHQLPVNINARSSGGYTALHLAAMHGHVEVVKLLVGAYDADVDIRDYSGRKASQYLSESIAEEIKNLVGALDEDDGDSAAGRGSGRWRLSKVLPSHITHKLSPVVEDGAEHHHHLAEGWTGGSKAKDSGRKASGSSSGRIKPRLNKIRFRTQIIHTTPSFKDAEPPLEEGEEEEEERSLRGYPSSFKLRPKSNVFG from the coding sequence ATGGAGGGGTCACTGGAGCTGAGCTCAGAGGCGGTCCTGCGCTTTCTCTCCGAGCGCGGGGGCCGGGCCCGACACACGGAATTGGTGCAACACTTTAGGGACGCCCTGGGTGGCCAGCGCGAACAGCGCACCCGCGCCCGCGAACACTTCAAGGAACTGGTCAACGCGGTGGCCACCGTGCGCACCGATCCCGCGGATGGTACCAAGTATGTGCATCTCAAGAAAAGGTTCTGTACGGGGGAGTCCCCCCCGCTTGAGGCCGCGCTGCCCCGGAATCCCCCGCGTATCGAGGTGACTGAGGAACCTCAAGTCCCGGACCTTCCAGCGGAGCCATGCGAGGACAGCCAGCTCCAGGAGGAGGCAGATCCACAGTTGTCTCTCGGACTGGGTGGCGAACTGAGCGCCCAGGAGCCTCCGGCCCCTGCTCAAGGTGGGGCCCAGAGTAAGGACTCGCCACAGGAGGTCGAGGCTGAGGCCGCGTCCTTGGCGTCCGGCCCCGGGTCCAGCGAGAACCTTAAACTCCCTGCACATGGCAGTGAGGAGGCTGAAGGGGGCAGTTCCCCTAGTGGGCCAAATACACCCAGGTCGGCCCGTCAGAACTTTCGGGACCTAGTGATGGGCAGCTCCCCGCAACTAAAGAGAAGCGTGGGTCCTGGGGACGGGAGCGCTGGGAGCATCTCGTCAGGAGGTCGCAGCAGAGGAGGGGGCGACTCCGATAGCGCATCCTTAGCTTCTTCGTCCGCAGAAGAGGAGAGCAGCGGCGGGGGCTCGGTTACCCTGGATCCTCTCGAGCACGCCTGGATGCTCTCAGCTTCCGAGGGCAAGTGGGACAGCCTAGAAGGGCTGCTCACTTGTGAGCCCGGCCTGCTCTCGAAGCGAGACTTCATCACCGGCTTCACTTGTCTCCACTGGGCCGCCAAGCACGGCAGGCAGGAGCTCCTAGCCATGTTGGTCAACTTTGCCACCAAACACCAGCTGCCAGTGAACATCAATGCCAGGTCGAGCGGAGGCTACACTGCCCTCCATTTGGCAGCGATGCATGGGCATGTAGAGGTGGTGAAGTTACTAGTGGGTGCCTACGACGCAGATGTAGACATCAGGGACTACAGTGGGAGAAAGGCCTCTCAGTATCTGAGTGAGAGCATTGCAGAGGAGATCAAGAACCTGGTGGGAGCCCTGGACGAAGATGACGGAGACAGCGCCGCCGGCCGCGGGAGTGGGCGCTGGAGACTTTCAAAAGTGCTCCCATCACACATCACTCACAAACTCTCCCCGGTCGTGGAAGACGGAGctgaacaccaccaccacctcgcCGAGGGATGGACTGGGGGAAGCAAAGCAAAAGATTCAGGTCGCAAAGCCTCGGGCAGCTCCAGTGGACGGATAAAACCACGACTCAACAAAATCCGATTCCGAACGCAGATCATTCACACCACTCCCTCCTTCAAGGATGCTGAACCGCCactggaagaaggggaggaggaggaggaggaaaggtctCTTCGAGGCTACCCATCTTCCTTTAAACTGAGACCGAAGTCCAATGTGtttgggtaa